A region from the Nonlabens sp. YIK11 genome encodes:
- a CDS encoding DUF3467 domain-containing protein, whose product MADNKDHKINIEIDPEVAEGQYSNLAIINHSVSEFVVDFVNIMPGNPKSKVKSRVILTPQHAKRLAQALADNVRKFESMHGDIKDYDKPPIPLNFGPTGQA is encoded by the coding sequence ATGGCTGATAATAAAGATCATAAAATCAACATTGAAATAGATCCTGAAGTGGCTGAAGGTCAATATAGCAACCTTGCTATTATCAATCATTCGGTATCAGAATTTGTAGTAGATTTTGTGAACATCATGCCTGGGAATCCTAAATCAAAGGTGAAGTCACGGGTGATACTAACTCCACAACATGCTAAGAGACTGGCACAGGCTCTAGCAGATAATGTGAGAAAGTTTGAATCCATGCATGGCGATATCAAAGATTATGATAAGCCGCCGATACCTCTAAATTTTGGACCTACCGGTCAAGCCTAA
- the rpoC gene encoding DNA-directed RNA polymerase subunit beta': MARYNETQTQKKFSKISIGLASPESILAESRGEVLKPETINYRTHKPERDGLFCERIFGPVKDYECACGKYKRIRYKGIVCDRCGVEVTEKKVRRDRIGHINLVVPVAHIWYFRSLPNKIGYLLGLPSKKLDMIIYYERYVVIQPGIAKNEDGDELQKLDFLTEEEYLNILDTLPQENMYLDDSDPNKFIAKMGAECLIDLLQRIDLETLSYDLRHKANNETSKQRKMEALKRLQVVQALKESNENRENNPEWMIMKVVPVIPPELRPLVPLDGGRFATSDLNDLYRRVIIRNNRLKRLMEIKAPEVILRNEKRMLQEAVDSLLDNTRKSSAVKTDSNRPLKSLSDSLKGKQGRFRQNLLGKRVDYSARSVIVVGPELKLYECGLPKDMAAELYKPFVIRKLIERGIVKTVKSAKKIIDKKEPVVWDILENVLKGHPVMLNRAPTLHRLGIQAFQPKLIEGKAIQLHPLVCTAFNADFDGDQMAVHLPLGPEAILECQLLMLASHNILNPANGSPIAVPSQDMVLGLYYMTKLRRSEPDHIVKGEGLTFYGPEELVIAFNEKRVDINAPVKCRINLLQPDGSYKAEIIETTAGRVIFNEKVPNEAGYINEVLTKKALRDIIGDILKVTDVPRTAAFLDEIKDLGYGFAFRGGLSFSLGDIMIPEEKQSMIDAANKKVDTIRGNYGMGLITQNERYNQVIDVWTATNAQLTELSMKNIREDQQGFNSVYMMLDSGARGSKEQIRQLTGMRGLMAKPKKSNSGGGEIIENPILSNFKEGLSILEYFISTHGARKGLADTALKTADAGYLTRRLHDVAQDVIVNTVDCETLRGIDVSALKKNEEVMERLGARVVGRTALNDVIDPASQDVLVAAGELITNDIADQIDASGLESVEVRSPLTCEAEKGVCAKCYGRNLATNRMVMRGEAVGVIAAQSIGEPGTQLTLRTFHVGGVAGNVSEENTIVAKNDGILEIEDIKTVKGESSDGSPVEVVISRTAESKLLHPKTGILLNSNNIPYGSELYAKVGSTVKKGDLIAKWDAFNGVIISEFAGKIKFENIIQGTTFQVETDEQTGYEEKVISDSRDKKLIPTLHIVDAKGETQISYNLPVGAHLMVNDEEKIKVGKVLVKIPRKSAKAGDITGGLPRVTELFEARNPSNPAVVSEIDGVVSFGKIKRGNREIIVTSKTDEVKKYLVKLSNQILVQENDYVRAGMPLSDGSITPKDILAIKGPSAVQQYLVNEVQEVYRLQGVKINDKHFEVVVRQMLRKVKIVDPGDGVFLENQLVHKEDFIKENDNLYGMKVVENAGDSATLKEGQVITPRQLRDENSILKREDKALVEARDVEPATAEPVLQGITRASLQTKSFISAASFQETTKVLNEAAVSGKVDTLEGLKENVIVGHRIPAGTGMRNYDDIIVGSKEEFEKLLQRRDEPQVNYN, translated from the coding sequence ATGGCTAGATATAACGAAACCCAAACGCAGAAGAAATTTTCTAAGATTTCCATAGGTCTTGCATCTCCAGAGTCCATTCTGGCAGAGTCAAGAGGTGAAGTCTTGAAACCTGAAACGATTAACTATCGTACCCACAAACCAGAGAGAGATGGTTTGTTCTGCGAGCGCATCTTCGGTCCTGTAAAGGATTATGAGTGTGCGTGTGGTAAATACAAAAGAATCCGATACAAAGGAATCGTTTGTGATCGATGTGGTGTAGAGGTAACTGAAAAGAAGGTGCGACGTGACCGTATAGGGCACATCAACCTTGTGGTTCCTGTGGCACACATCTGGTATTTCCGTAGTTTGCCTAATAAGATAGGTTACCTATTGGGATTGCCGTCAAAGAAACTGGACATGATCATCTACTACGAGAGATACGTAGTAATTCAGCCAGGTATCGCAAAGAATGAAGATGGTGATGAACTACAAAAATTAGACTTCCTTACTGAAGAGGAATACCTAAACATCCTCGATACATTGCCGCAAGAGAATATGTATCTGGATGATTCTGATCCCAACAAGTTTATTGCAAAAATGGGTGCAGAGTGTCTAATTGACTTGCTACAACGCATAGATCTTGAGACGTTGTCTTATGACTTGCGTCACAAAGCAAACAACGAGACTTCTAAGCAACGTAAGATGGAGGCCTTAAAACGCCTTCAAGTTGTTCAAGCACTTAAGGAATCTAACGAGAATCGTGAGAACAATCCAGAATGGATGATCATGAAAGTCGTACCGGTTATTCCACCAGAATTGCGTCCATTGGTACCACTAGATGGTGGTCGTTTCGCAACTTCTGACTTAAATGACTTGTATCGTCGTGTGATCATACGTAACAACCGTTTGAAGCGTTTGATGGAAATCAAGGCTCCAGAGGTAATCTTACGTAATGAGAAGCGTATGCTTCAAGAAGCTGTGGATTCATTGTTGGACAACACTAGAAAATCTAGTGCGGTGAAGACAGATTCCAACAGACCATTGAAATCCCTTTCTGACTCCTTAAAAGGTAAGCAAGGACGTTTCCGTCAGAACTTGCTTGGTAAGCGTGTAGATTATTCGGCTCGTTCGGTAATCGTCGTTGGACCAGAATTGAAATTGTATGAGTGTGGATTGCCTAAAGACATGGCTGCAGAGCTTTATAAGCCTTTCGTTATTAGAAAGCTTATCGAGCGTGGTATTGTCAAGACGGTAAAATCTGCTAAGAAAATTATAGATAAGAAGGAACCTGTAGTATGGGACATTCTGGAAAACGTTCTTAAAGGACATCCAGTGATGTTGAACCGTGCTCCTACGTTGCACAGACTAGGTATTCAGGCTTTTCAACCTAAGTTGATTGAAGGTAAGGCAATCCAGTTGCACCCATTAGTATGTACGGCATTTAATGCTGACTTTGATGGTGACCAGATGGCGGTACACTTACCATTAGGACCAGAAGCAATTCTTGAATGTCAATTGTTGATGCTTGCATCACACAACATCTTGAACCCTGCCAATGGTAGCCCAATCGCAGTACCTTCTCAAGACATGGTCTTGGGTCTGTATTACATGACTAAATTAAGAAGATCTGAACCAGACCACATCGTTAAAGGTGAAGGTTTGACCTTCTACGGTCCAGAAGAATTGGTTATCGCATTTAATGAAAAGCGTGTTGACATCAATGCACCGGTCAAGTGTAGAATCAACTTGCTACAACCAGATGGTTCTTATAAGGCTGAGATTATTGAGACTACTGCTGGTCGTGTAATCTTTAACGAGAAAGTTCCTAATGAAGCTGGTTATATCAATGAGGTCCTAACTAAAAAGGCACTTAGAGATATTATCGGTGATATTCTTAAGGTTACTGATGTTCCTAGAACAGCGGCTTTCCTTGATGAAATTAAAGACTTAGGTTATGGATTTGCATTCCGTGGTGGATTGTCATTCTCTTTGGGTGATATCATGATTCCAGAAGAAAAGCAATCCATGATTGATGCTGCAAACAAAAAAGTTGATACGATACGTGGTAACTACGGTATGGGTCTTATTACCCAAAACGAACGTTACAACCAGGTGATTGATGTTTGGACAGCAACTAACGCACAGTTGACAGAGCTTTCCATGAAGAACATTAGAGAGGACCAGCAAGGGTTCAACTCTGTGTACATGATGCTTGACTCTGGAGCACGTGGATCTAAAGAACAGATCAGACAGCTTACTGGAATGCGTGGATTGATGGCAAAGCCTAAAAAATCCAACTCTGGTGGTGGAGAAATTATTGAGAACCCGATTCTTTCCAACTTTAAGGAAGGACTATCCATTCTTGAATACTTTATCTCAACTCACGGTGCACGTAAAGGACTTGCAGATACGGCCTTGAAAACGGCAGATGCTGGTTACTTGACACGTCGTCTACATGATGTGGCACAAGATGTTATCGTTAACACGGTAGATTGTGAAACACTTAGAGGTATCGATGTAAGTGCATTGAAAAAGAATGAAGAGGTGATGGAGCGTTTAGGTGCAAGAGTTGTAGGACGTACTGCCCTTAATGATGTGATCGATCCAGCTTCTCAAGATGTTCTTGTAGCTGCTGGAGAGTTGATTACAAACGACATCGCAGATCAGATTGATGCATCTGGATTAGAGTCCGTAGAGGTTAGATCTCCATTGACTTGTGAGGCAGAAAAAGGAGTTTGTGCTAAATGTTATGGCCGTAACCTAGCGACTAACAGAATGGTAATGCGTGGAGAAGCCGTAGGTGTAATTGCCGCACAATCCATCGGTGAACCAGGAACGCAATTGACACTGCGTACATTCCACGTGGGTGGTGTTGCAGGTAACGTTTCTGAAGAAAATACCATCGTAGCTAAAAATGACGGTATCCTTGAAATAGAAGATATCAAAACAGTGAAAGGTGAAAGCAGTGATGGTAGCCCAGTTGAAGTTGTTATTTCAAGAACGGCAGAATCTAAGTTGCTACATCCAAAAACTGGAATTCTTTTGAACTCTAACAACATTCCTTACGGTTCAGAGCTTTATGCTAAAGTTGGCTCTACCGTTAAGAAAGGTGACCTCATTGCTAAATGGGATGCCTTTAATGGTGTGATTATATCTGAATTTGCAGGTAAAATCAAGTTTGAAAACATCATACAAGGAACAACCTTCCAAGTGGAGACTGATGAGCAAACTGGTTATGAAGAGAAAGTAATTTCTGATTCAAGAGATAAGAAGTTGATCCCAACGCTTCACATTGTTGATGCTAAAGGAGAAACTCAGATCAGTTACAACTTACCTGTAGGTGCACACTTAATGGTAAATGATGAAGAGAAGATCAAAGTAGGTAAAGTGCTAGTTAAGATTCCTCGTAAGTCTGCTAAGGCAGGTGATATTACTGGAGGTCTACCACGAGTAACGGAACTATTTGAAGCTCGTAACCCATCTAATCCTGCTGTAGTAAGTGAGATTGACGGTGTTGTTTCATTCGGTAAAATCAAGCGTGGTAACCGTGAGATCATCGTTACTTCTAAAACTGACGAGGTTAAGAAATATCTAGTAAAACTTTCTAACCAGATCTTGGTACAAGAGAACGACTACGTTCGTGCTGGTATGCCACTTTCTGATGGTTCTATAACTCCTAAGGATATTCTTGCAATCAAAGGTCCTAGTGCTGTTCAACAGTACCTAGTAAATGAGGTACAAGAAGTATATAGATTACAAGGGGTTAAGATCAATGATAAGCACTTTGAAGTTGTTGTACGACAAATGCTTAGAAAAGTGAAGATTGTTGATCCAGGTGATGGAGTATTCCTAGAGAACCAATTGGTTCACAAAGAAGATTTTATCAAGGAGAACGACAACTTGTATGGAATGAAAGTAGTGGAAAATGCAGGAGATTCTGCAACTCTTAAAGAAGGGCAAGTAATCACGCCACGTCAATTGCGTGACGAGAACTCCATCTTGAAGAGAGAAGATAAAGCATTAGTAGAAGCACGTGATGTAGAGCCAGCAACGGCAGAGCCAGTACTGCAAGGTATTACTCGTGCATCGCTTCAAACTAAATCCTTTATCAGTGCAGCGTCCTTCCAGGAGACTACAAAAGTATTGAACGAGGCTGCAGTGAGCGGTAAGGTGGATACTCTAGAAGGTCTTAAGGAGAATGTAATTGTTGGTCACAGAATTCCAGCAGGAACAGGAATGCGTAATTACGACGATATCATCGTAGGCTCAAAAGAAGAGTTCGAAAAATTGTTACAGCGTCGTGATGAACCACAAGTGAACTATAACTAA
- the rpoB gene encoding DNA-directed RNA polymerase subunit beta — protein MLATNTERINFSTVTSKAEYPDLLDIQIKSFQDFFQLETKSDRREVEGLYNTFMENFPITDTRNQFVLEFLDYFVDPPRYSIQECIERGLTYSVPLKSRLKLYCTDPEHEDFETIVQDVYLGTIPYMTSSGTFVINGAERVVVSQLHRSPGVFFGQSFHANGTKLYSARVIPFKGSWIEFATDINSVMYAYIDRKKKLPVTTLFRAIGFERDKDILGIFDLAEEVKASKTGLKKYLGRKLAARVLKTWHEDFVDEDTGEVVSIERNEIVLDRDTILEKQHIDEIMESQAKTILLHKEDNQSADYAIIHNTLQKDPTNSEKEAVEHIYRQLRNAEPPDEETARGIIDKLFFSDQRYNLGEVGRYRMNKKLGLDIAMDKQVLTKEDIITIIKHLIMLINSKAEIDDIDHLSNRRVRTVGEQLSSQFGVGLARMARTIRERMNVRDNEVFTPIDLINAKTLSSVINSFFGTNQLSQFMDQTNPLAEITHKRRLSALGPGGLSRERAGFEVRDVHYTHYGRLCPIETPEGPNIGLISSLAVFAKVNSMGFIETPYRTVKDGVVNLKDDPIYLSAEEEEGMHIAQANLPLDNGKITADNVIARMEGDFPVVDPKEVVYADVAPNQIASISASLIPFLEHDDANRALMGSNMMRQAVPLLRVDAPIVGTGLERQVATDSRVLINAEGDGTVVYVDAQKIVIEYDRTDREKLVSFEPDETSYNLIKFRKTNQGTSITLKPIVQKGDRVSKGQVLCQGYATEAGELALGRNMKVAFMPWKGYNFEDAIVISEKVVREDIFTSIHVDEYSLEVRDTKLGNEELTPDIPNVSEEATADLDENGMIRIGAEVEPGDILIGKITPKGESDPTPEEKLLRAIFGDKAGDVKDASLKASPSLRGVVIDKKLFSRAVKDKKKRVQDKEDIARLEQEYQAKFDDLKTRLVDKLFEIVSGKTSQGVFNDLGEEVLPKGKKYTLKMLNSVDDFTHLVSGTWTTTQETNDTVADLLHNYKIKENDLQGSLRREKFTISVGDELPAGIIKLAKVYVAKKRKLKVGDKMAGRHGNKGIVARIVRAEDMPFLEDGTPVDIVLNPLGVPSRMNIGQIYETVLGWAGEKLGKNFATPIFDGATLDQINEYTDEAGIPRFGHTYLYDGGTGERFDQPATVGIIYMLKLGHMVDDKMHARSIGPYSLITQQPLGGKAQFGGQRFGEMEVWALEAYGASSTLREILTVKSDDVVGRAKTYEAIVKGEPMPEPGLPESFNVLMHELKGLGLDLRLED, from the coding sequence ATGCTAGCAACAAACACAGAAAGAATTAATTTTTCAACGGTAACTTCTAAGGCAGAGTATCCTGATCTGCTGGATATACAAATCAAATCGTTTCAGGATTTCTTTCAATTAGAAACTAAGTCTGATAGACGTGAAGTAGAAGGTCTCTACAATACCTTCATGGAAAACTTCCCTATTACTGATACGCGCAACCAGTTCGTATTAGAGTTTCTTGATTACTTTGTAGACCCACCTCGTTACTCCATACAAGAATGTATCGAGCGTGGACTTACCTACAGCGTGCCACTTAAATCACGCCTTAAATTATATTGTACTGACCCAGAACACGAGGATTTTGAAACTATCGTACAAGATGTTTATTTAGGGACTATTCCTTATATGACTTCTTCAGGTACGTTCGTAATCAATGGTGCAGAACGTGTTGTAGTTTCTCAACTACACAGATCGCCTGGTGTATTCTTTGGACAGTCGTTCCATGCCAATGGAACAAAACTTTATTCAGCTCGTGTAATTCCTTTCAAAGGATCATGGATTGAATTTGCGACAGATATCAACAGCGTTATGTACGCTTATATCGATCGTAAGAAAAAGTTACCAGTAACAACCCTTTTCCGTGCGATAGGATTTGAAAGAGACAAGGACATCCTTGGAATCTTTGACCTTGCGGAAGAAGTAAAAGCAAGTAAAACAGGTCTTAAGAAATATCTAGGACGTAAACTTGCTGCTCGTGTTTTGAAAACATGGCATGAAGACTTCGTAGATGAAGATACTGGTGAGGTTGTTTCTATTGAACGTAACGAGATTGTTCTTGATCGTGATACGATTCTAGAGAAACAACATATTGATGAGATCATGGAATCTCAGGCTAAAACTATTCTTCTTCACAAAGAAGATAACCAGTCTGCTGATTACGCGATCATTCACAATACATTGCAAAAAGACCCTACCAACTCTGAAAAAGAGGCGGTAGAGCACATATATAGACAATTGCGTAACGCTGAGCCGCCCGATGAAGAAACAGCGCGTGGAATTATCGATAAGTTATTTTTCTCTGACCAGAGATATAACTTAGGTGAGGTAGGACGTTACAGAATGAATAAGAAGTTGGGTCTTGATATCGCTATGGACAAGCAAGTGCTTACCAAAGAAGATATCATTACCATCATCAAGCACTTAATCATGTTGATCAACTCTAAAGCAGAGATTGATGATATTGACCACCTATCAAACCGTCGTGTACGTACCGTAGGTGAGCAATTAAGTTCACAATTTGGTGTTGGACTTGCCCGTATGGCAAGAACCATACGTGAGAGAATGAATGTTAGAGATAACGAGGTGTTTACACCTATTGACCTTATCAACGCTAAGACATTGTCTTCAGTGATCAATTCTTTCTTTGGAACCAACCAGTTATCTCAATTCATGGATCAAACAAATCCATTGGCAGAGATTACTCACAAGCGCCGTCTTTCGGCTCTTGGACCTGGTGGACTTTCACGTGAAAGAGCAGGATTTGAGGTACGTGACGTACACTATACACACTATGGTCGTCTATGTCCTATTGAAACTCCTGAAGGACCGAATATTGGTTTGATCTCTTCGCTTGCAGTTTTCGCGAAAGTGAACAGTATGGGATTCATTGAAACTCCATATCGCACAGTTAAGGATGGTGTTGTGAATCTTAAGGATGATCCAATCTACCTAAGCGCTGAGGAAGAAGAAGGAATGCATATTGCTCAAGCAAACTTACCACTTGATAACGGTAAGATTACAGCAGACAATGTAATTGCACGTATGGAAGGTGACTTCCCAGTTGTAGACCCTAAAGAGGTAGTCTATGCAGACGTTGCACCTAACCAGATCGCTTCCATTTCAGCATCATTGATTCCATTCTTGGAGCATGATGATGCAAACCGTGCCCTGATGGGATCAAACATGATGCGTCAGGCAGTACCACTATTGAGAGTTGATGCTCCTATTGTAGGAACAGGACTGGAACGTCAAGTAGCTACAGATTCTAGAGTATTGATCAATGCAGAAGGCGACGGTACAGTCGTTTATGTAGATGCTCAAAAAATAGTTATCGAGTACGATAGAACAGATCGCGAGAAGCTGGTAAGCTTTGAGCCTGATGAGACAAGCTACAACTTGATCAAATTCCGTAAGACGAATCAAGGTACTTCCATTACATTGAAGCCTATCGTGCAGAAAGGTGATCGTGTAAGTAAAGGACAAGTACTTTGTCAAGGTTATGCGACAGAGGCTGGAGAGCTTGCTTTAGGTCGTAACATGAAAGTGGCCTTTATGCCATGGAAAGGTTACAACTTTGAGGATGCGATCGTTATTTCTGAAAAAGTAGTAAGAGAAGATATTTTCACTTCTATTCACGTAGATGAGTACTCTCTAGAAGTTAGAGATACTAAGCTGGGTAATGAAGAATTGACGCCAGATATACCTAACGTATCAGAAGAAGCTACGGCAGATCTTGATGAGAATGGTATGATCCGCATCGGTGCAGAGGTGGAGCCTGGTGATATCTTGATAGGAAAGATTACTCCTAAAGGAGAATCTGACCCAACACCAGAAGAGAAACTTCTTAGAGCCATCTTTGGTGACAAGGCAGGTGATGTTAAGGATGCTTCTTTGAAAGCTTCTCCATCATTACGTGGTGTGGTTATCGATAAAAAATTGTTCTCTCGTGCCGTTAAGGATAAGAAGAAGAGAGTACAGGATAAAGAAGACATCGCAAGATTGGAACAAGAGTATCAAGCTAAATTTGATGATCTTAAAACAAGACTTGTAGATAAGTTATTCGAGATAGTTAGTGGTAAAACATCACAAGGTGTATTTAATGACCTAGGAGAAGAAGTTCTTCCTAAAGGCAAGAAGTACACGCTTAAAATGTTGAACTCAGTTGACGACTTTACACACTTGGTTTCTGGAACGTGGACAACCACTCAAGAAACTAATGACACGGTTGCTGACTTGTTACACAACTATAAGATTAAAGAAAACGACCTTCAAGGTTCTTTGAGACGTGAGAAGTTTACCATCTCAGTAGGAGATGAGCTTCCAGCTGGTATTATCAAACTTGCCAAGGTTTACGTTGCTAAGAAACGTAAGCTTAAAGTAGGTGATAAGATGGCGGGACGTCACGGTAACAAAGGTATCGTTGCTCGTATCGTACGTGCAGAGGATATGCCATTCCTTGAGGATGGAACTCCAGTAGATATCGTGTTGAACCCACTAGGTGTACCATCTCGTATGAACATTGGTCAGATTTATGAGACCGTTCTTGGATGGGCTGGTGAGAAGTTAGGCAAGAATTTTGCGACACCTATTTTCGACGGTGCTACTCTTGATCAAATCAATGAGTACACTGACGAGGCTGGAATCCCAAGATTTGGTCATACCTATCTTTATGATGGTGGTACTGGTGAACGTTTTGATCAACCAGCAACCGTTGGTATCATTTACATGTTGAAACTAGGACACATGGTAGATGACAAGATGCACGCACGTTCTATCGGGCCATACTCATTGATTACCCAGCAACCACTAGGTGGTAAGGCACAATTTGGTGGTCAGCGATTTGGTGAGATGGAGGTTTGGGCACTTGAGGCCTATGGAGCATCCAGCACACTTAGAGAGATCTTGACCGTTAAGTCTGATGACGTCGTGGGACGTGCCAAGACTTACGAGGCGATCGTGAAAGGTGAGCCTATGCCAGAACCAGGACTTCCTGAGTCGTTTAATGTATTAATGCACGAGTTGAAAGGTCTAGGATTGGATCTAAGACTCGAGGATTAA
- the rplL gene encoding 50S ribosomal protein L7/L12: protein MADLKDFAEQLVNLTVKEVNELATILKEEYGIEPAAAAVAMAGPAAGGGEAAEEQSEFDVILKAPGGAKLAVVKLVKELTGAGLKDAKELVDNAPSPIKEGVSKDEAEALKAQLEEAGAEVELK, encoded by the coding sequence ATGGCAGATTTAAAAGATTTCGCAGAACAGTTAGTTAACCTTACTGTGAAAGAAGTAAACGAATTAGCGACTATACTTAAAGAAGAGTATGGAATCGAACCAGCAGCAGCGGCAGTTGCTATGGCTGGACCAGCTGCAGGTGGCGGAGAAGCTGCTGAAGAGCAAAGTGAATTTGATGTAATCCTTAAAGCTCCAGGTGGCGCTAAGCTTGCTGTAGTGAAACTTGTAAAAGAACTTACAGGTGCAGGATTGAAAGATGCAAAAGAACTTGTTGACAATGCGCCATCTCCAATCAAGGAAGGTGTGTCTAAAGACGAGGCAGAAGCACTTAAGGCTCAGCTAGAAGAAGCTGGTGCTGAGGTTGAGTTGAAGTAA
- the rplJ gene encoding 50S ribosomal protein L10, which produces MTREEKATVIQDLTATLGDSSTIYLADISGLNASDTSNLRRACFKANVTLSVVKNTLLAKAMEASDKDFGELPELLKGNTSIMLSEVANAPAKVIENFRKKSAKPVLKGAYIEEAIYVGDDKIETLSNIKSKEEMVGEIIGLLQSPAKNVVSALKSSGGKLAGILKTLSEK; this is translated from the coding sequence ATGACAAGAGAAGAAAAAGCAACTGTTATACAGGATTTGACTGCAACGTTAGGTGATAGTTCTACTATTTATTTAGCAGACATCTCTGGACTTAATGCATCAGATACATCGAACTTACGTAGAGCTTGTTTTAAAGCAAACGTAACTCTTTCAGTAGTGAAGAACACTTTGCTTGCAAAAGCAATGGAGGCTTCTGACAAAGACTTTGGAGAGCTTCCAGAGTTGTTGAAAGGGAACACATCAATAATGCTTTCAGAGGTGGCTAACGCACCGGCTAAAGTTATTGAGAACTTCAGAAAGAAATCGGCTAAACCGGTTCTTAAAGGAGCATATATTGAAGAGGCGATTTATGTAGGAGACGATAAGATCGAAACCTTAAGTAATATCAAATCTAAAGAAGAGATGGTCGGTGAAATCATCGGTCTACTTCAAAGCCCAGCTAAGAATGTTGTTTCAGCACTTAAATCAAGTGGTGGCAAATTGGCTGGAATTCTTAAGACCCTTTCTGAAAAGTAG
- the rplA gene encoding 50S ribosomal protein L1 — protein MAKLTKKQKETNAKIDKSTTYSVAEASKLVKEVSNVNFDASVDLAVRLNVDPRKANQMVRGVVTLPHGTGKDVKVLALVTPDKAAEAEAAGADYVGLDDYLEKIKGGWTDVDVIITMPSVMGKLGPLGRVLGPRGLMPNPKTGTVTMDVAKAVSDVKAGKIDFKVDKTGIIHASVGKASFEAEKIAGNARELINTLVKLKPTTSKGVYIKSIYMSSTMSPSIQIDTKRFATDD, from the coding sequence ATGGCAAAATTGACAAAGAAACAAAAGGAGACCAATGCTAAGATCGATAAGTCAACGACTTATTCTGTAGCAGAGGCTTCTAAGTTAGTAAAAGAAGTATCAAATGTAAACTTTGATGCGTCAGTAGATCTAGCGGTTCGTCTAAACGTGGATCCACGTAAGGCCAACCAAATGGTAAGAGGTGTAGTTACACTTCCTCATGGAACAGGTAAGGATGTTAAGGTTCTTGCTTTAGTAACACCGGATAAGGCTGCTGAGGCTGAAGCTGCAGGAGCAGATTATGTTGGTCTGGACGATTACCTTGAGAAAATCAAAGGTGGATGGACTGATGTAGATGTTATTATTACTATGCCTAGTGTGATGGGTAAGTTAGGACCATTGGGACGCGTTTTGGGTCCTAGAGGATTGATGCCTAACCCAAAAACTGGTACGGTAACAATGGATGTTGCAAAAGCAGTTTCTGATGTTAAAGCTGGTAAGATCGACTTTAAAGTAGATAAGACTGGTATCATTCATGCATCAGTAGGTAAAGCTTCATTTGAGGCAGAGAAAATTGCAGGTAATGCAAGAGAATTAATCAACACGTTAGTCAAATTGAAACCGACTACCTCGAAAGGTGTATATATCAAAAGTATATACATGTCTAGTACCATGAGTCCTAGCATCCAGATCGATACGAAGCGTTTCGCAACAGACGACTAA
- the rplK gene encoding 50S ribosomal protein L11, with the protein MAKEVSKVVKLQVRGGAANPSPPVGPALGAAGVNIMEFCKQFNARTQDKAGKVLPVAITVFKDKSFDFIIKTPPAAVQILEATKLKGGSGEPNRKKVGTISWDQIKVIAEDKMPDLNAFTVESAMKMVAGTARSMGINVKGGNAPA; encoded by the coding sequence ATGGCTAAAGAAGTATCTAAGGTTGTAAAATTACAAGTTAGAGGTGGTGCAGCAAACCCATCTCCACCTGTAGGGCCTGCATTAGGTGCAGCTGGTGTTAACATCATGGAGTTCTGTAAGCAGTTCAATGCTAGAACCCAAGATAAGGCAGGAAAAGTATTGCCAGTGGCAATCACAGTATTTAAAGATAAGTCTTTTGACTTTATCATTAAAACTCCTCCGGCAGCAGTTCAAATCCTTGAGGCGACTAAATTAAAAGGTGGTAGTGGTGAGCCTAACCGTAAGAAAGTTGGAACCATAAGCTGGGATCAGATTAAGGTGATCGCGGAAGACAAAATGCCTGACCTAAATGCTTTTACAGTAGAAAGCGCCATGAAAATGGTTGCTGGTACTGCAAGATCGATGGGTATTAATGTTAAGGGCGGAAACGCACCTGCTTAA